Proteins from a genomic interval of Nematostella vectensis chromosome 12, jaNemVect1.1, whole genome shotgun sequence:
- the LOC116620912 gene encoding uncharacterized protein LOC116620912 — translation MEPVQEGNPAKSASFRKLSKTAVEADTVPKPSQSTAKVSDAKVTGYRFVDMDILSNIFALLRCGDCGEFCLVLGEDEHNRKGCASKLRLTCQNCDWEHITYTSKVQGQSYGVNRRLVYSMRTLGKGHTGARKLCLLMNMPPPPTARAFTKNSRTLLKHVKEIATKSMGDSAKELKADTSDGPTNCGASFDGTWQRRGFSSLNGCVTGISIDTGKVLDVEALTVSCKQCKLHDHLDKDSEEYRLWKADHNDCKANFRGSAPAMEPEGVQRIFNRSVETHNIRYTEYYGDGDCKSFNRVEKVYEADNIIVKKK, via the coding sequence ATGGAGCCTGTTCAAGAAGGCAATCCTGCAAAATCTGCTTCTTTTCGAAAGCTTTCGAAAACCGCTGTCGAGGCAGATACAGTGCCTAAACCTTCCCAATCCACTGCAAAGGTATCTGATGCTAAGGTGACCGGGTATCGTTTCGTGGATATGGACATTCTTAGCAATATTTTCGCTTTGCTACGATGTGGTGACTGTGGCGAGTTCTGCCTCGTGCTCGGAGAAGACGAGCACAACCGGAAGGGTTGTGCCTCGAAGCTACGTCTAACCTGCCAGAACTGTGACTGGGAGCATATCACTTATACTTCGAAAGTTCAAGGGCAAAGTTATGGAGTGAATCGCAGACTGGTTTACAGCATGAGAACACTCGGAAAGGGACATACTGGAGCCAGAAAGTTATGTTTACTTATGAACATGCCGCCACCACCTACTGCGAGGGCATTCACTAAAAACTCGCGCACACTGCTGAAGCATGTAAAGGAAATTGCAACCAAAAGTATGGGTGATTCTGCAAAAGAGCTTAAAGCAGATACATCGGATGGGCCAACCAATTGCGGTGCTTCATTCGATGGCACCTGGCAGAGAAGGGGCTTTTCATCTCTGAATGGCTGTGTCACCGGCATCTCTATTGACACAGGGAAAGTTCTCGATGTAGAGGCCCTTACGGTGTCCTGCAAACAATGCAAGCTGCATGATCATCTAGATAAGGATAGCGAGGAATACCGTTTGTGGAAGGCAGATCACAACGACTGCAAGGCCAACTTCAGGGGTTCCGCACCTGCTATGGAGCCTGAGGGTGTACAGCGAATCTTCAATCGTTCTGTAGAAACCCACAATATCCGTTACACTGAATattatggtgatggcgatTGCAAAAGTTTTAATAGAGTTGAGAAAGTCTATGAGGCTGACAATATTATAGTTAAGAAAAAGTAG